From Phocoena sinus isolate mPhoSin1 chromosome 16, mPhoSin1.pri, whole genome shotgun sequence:
ACACAGAGTTAGAAGACGAGCCTCGTGCTCagatggatgatctgtccacagGCTTGGACAACCTCAGCATCGCTGCACTGCCAGAGGCCACAGTTGTTCGTCCAAACCAGGATTACAACTTAGTGAATTCTTTGTTAAATCTTACTAGAAGTCCTGTGAGTCATCTGCTTTACCTTTTTTCCCTCTAACATAATCTCAGTTATTtgcatagagaaaaaaatctattttcattttggtgtaAAACTTTAAATCCGTTTAAGTTGAATTTTTCCAAACACACTGATGTATGTCTAATTCAAGCATTGAAGAGGTATGTGTCTTTCCCCTCAGGATGGCCGAATAGCTGTGAAAGCCTGCGAGGGCTTGATGCTGTTAGTGAGTTTGCCAGAGCCAGCGGCCGTCAAGTGCCTCACGCAGAGCACCTGCTTGTGCGAACTGCTCACAGACAGGCTGGCCTCTCTGTACAAGGCCCTACCTCAGTCAGTGGACCCCTTGGATATTGAAACAGTGGAAGCAATTAACTGGGGGTAAGAGCTGCTATTTCTGTTTTCCCATAAAAGTGACTTCTTAAACCTACGCTTTTAAATCCATTTCCATTTTGCAATGATAGAAAtctttagttttgaaaaatacagcATTGCTAGTGAACATTAAACAAGATTGTGTTTTGaggcttgttttaaaatttgttatcaGGAATGAATTGGCGTGGGAACAGTCCATCTGTTACATAGTTAAGCTATTTTCCCTCTGTTAATAGTGATCAATTATGACCTTAACTGTGTTAAGATCAATAACTTTAtctgactatatatatattttttttttttttaattttttttttgcggtacgcgggcctctcactgctgtggcctttcccgctgcggagcacaggctccggatgcgcaggctcagcggccatggctcataggcccagccgctccgtgccatgtgggatcctcccggaccggggcacgaacccgtgtcccctgcatcggcagacggactctcaaccactgcgccaccagggaagcccatctgactatattttttaaaaaacaaaaaaccctgagaGAAGGGATCTTCTCTTTTATAAATCAGCTCCACTGCCCCTGGGGCAGTCTCATAGTTCATGGCCTGCCTGTGTGGAACCTTGCCTCCTACCTCTTTGTTTCACCCCTTCCCCCTAGCTTTTAGGGCTCCCCCCTTGATTCTCATATGAAAATATGATTACTGAGGAACATTTATAAGTTATTAAAAACTGTAAAGCAGCATAAATAAAATTACCCATAATCCCACCACCTGTAAGCAGTCTAACATTTTGACATAATAACCTGTTATTGTTTCTCTGTGCATTTTTAACCCTGCTTTGGTTCTTACTTGTTTTTTTCCACCCTGTATTCTGTTAACATCTGCCAGACTCACTTGTTAACTTTACTACTGGGTGGTACTTtaaggcaggaagagaagcaaaccatttatttcttcttgcagttccttctttatgtttctttccttccatcctagTGGCTGAGAACCTCcgacttttcatttctgttacttgGTCAAATTTATGGTGGAAATATGAGGACCTATCTCAATAGTTTTTCTGCTGCAGCTCCATTCTGCTTCAGTCTCTCTCCACTTAATGAGTGAAAATTATTCACAACTTTCATTTAAAAGGTTTTCTCTTATCTGtggcttttatttataaaaccctCTTCTGATTGACATCCAGCGTCGCCTGTGTAAATGTATCATATACTGTGTGTTCATTCACATGCCTTCATCTCCCCTTTTGTACTGAACTGGATTAGTGCTTTCGGATAACTTTGGACTTCAAATTTCTTCTGTGTCCTATAGCTTGGACTCATATAGTCATAAAGAAGATGCTTCCGCATTTCCAGGAAAACGAGccttaatttcatttctctcctgGTTTGATTATTGTGATCAACTCATAAAGGAAGCACAAAAGGTttgaatatttgttgttttttactgATAACTTAAAACTGTAAATATCAACTAAGTAAAATTTGGATcctcaatttatatttttgaatacgTCTTAATTGTCTTAGGATAGcacagttaaataaataaaatgaaataaaccccaaaaaagtgtatatatacgtctgtgtgtgcgtgtgtgtgtgtgtgtgtgtgtgtgtgtgtgtgtgtgtattacagcTCTGGAATAAATCGAAGTTCAAGTTCTGCCCATATGTTTCTTTAAGTATTATAGCATAACCCTTCACAAGGTAACATTGGCCTCCCTCCATTTCTCCTCTTTGGGGAGATGTTAATACAATAAGTGACTGGGATAATATTTTTATCCTGTTTGTCTTTGTTCTTGGAAATTTAGATAACATGTAAAGGACCCAATAGCTAATGTCTAATCTAGGTTTATATGCCATCAACAAGATGGTCAGTAGGCaagtttttttttcacattaattcAGATGGAGAGTGCAAACTGGCTTAACTGATGTTATAAATTAATctctttcccattttaaaaaaagataatgataCTTAAACTATGTTCTAGACTGCTGCTGTCGCTCTTGCCAAAGCTGTTCATGAAAGATTTTTTATTGGTGTTATGGAACCTCAATTAATGCAAACGTGAGTGGcctctttacttaaaaaaaaaaaaaaatcactgtgttcATGTTATTTTTGCCCACTAATTACGTGTTTGTTTTGCCAGTTCTGAGATGGGGATTCTGACATCAACTGCTCTGCTTCATCGCATTGTTCGGCAAGTAACCTCTGACATTTTGCTTCAAGAAATGGTGTTTTTCATCCTTGGAGAACAGAGGGAACCAGAAACTCTGGCAGAAATCAGCAGACATCCTTTAAGACATAGGTTAATTGAACATTGTGATCACATATCTGATGAGGTAAGCTATGTAAGGGTTTAGAATTGGACTTAGATTCTTTGACATACTGACTTTGATGTACTTGTGATGTTTTGAATATAGCCTCTTTTTTTAtgtggctttttattttgaaagttgcAAGCGTGAAGCAGAATAGTTCGTTTAAACTATTTTTCAGTTACTCTTTATCATTTTGGGTTTCAGATAAGCATAATGACATTAAGAATGTTTGAACATCTTTTGCAAAAACCCAATGAGCACATTCTTTACAACTTGGTCCTAAGAAATCTTGAAGAAAGAAACTATACAGAATATAAACCTGTGTGCCCAGAAGATAAAGATGTAGTGGAGAATGGGTTAATAGCAGGAGCAGTGTAAGTTTCTGTCCAACTCTGTGAGTTCAGCATTTCATATAGAATCATAATTTTCTCCCCTCTTATTTCCCTtccttattcttaaaaaaaatacctctaacagtttaaaagttttttaaagataaaatttagatGTCCTGATTTTATTGTCCCTTTAAATTACAAGTGGCAGTATATAGTCATTAAACCTAACAAAATCATTATAGCCTTGAGTTTGATGTTagtataaaatgttaatttctctaagaaatataaatacattcaTTCCTTAATTCTTGTATTAGCAAAATCATGTAATGTTTTCTAAGAACATAGCAGAGAATCTTTTGGTTtagaaactataataaaatttttttttatacatcgTTAAATTAAACTTAGAGATCTGGAAGAagatcctttgtttactgacattTCACCAGATAACACTTTGTCAAACCAAGAGTGGCTTAGTTCTTCACCTCCTGCTTCTCCAGACCACCCCAAAAATGATGGGAAAACAGAAGTCCATAAAATTGTAAATAGGTGAGTTGCTATATTAATTTGACTTACatctcttttacttatttttataacagtGTAATACCTCTGCTCCTTGATCATTATAGAGATATGTTATGAATTCAGTCTTCccttctttaaaatctttaatgTCAGCTTTTTGAAATGCTTATGTAGCTAGTGACGGCCTAGGGGCAACGATCCATACAAAAGAGAAAAGCTCCAGCGTAGTAGTGGTTAAATAAATCTTCAAGGTCCTctacttatttttaatgtaaaatattttaagtaattccCAGTTGGAACAGCACTGAGAATTTCCAGTTTGGCAAATTGAACTTATTAGCCGTGTACTCACATGTGTTAAGCCGAGggctattccttttttttttttttcttttttagcgtttttatgttgttgtttctttttaagtgcCCTTTCCCggcaattttcttcttttccttcctttgcaatcCTGTCGCTGATTATGCCTGGTGCTGGGAGGTGACTTTAGAGAAGACTGCATGTGGTGTAAGATGCACGGTTTAGGGTGCATGAAAATCGAAGGTTCAGTTACTTAAAAGCCAGGTTCCTGAGACTAACAAATTTCACGGCAATCAATCATTGTCCTGTAATGTAAAAAGAGTCAAGTCTTCTTGTGCTTGATTCTACTCTTAGTGgaatgagtaatttttaaataaaacctttaaaataatgacagtatTTAATCAGTGAATTGTAGTGCTGATTCAAGATTAAGTACTTACGAATATACAATTTTACTTTTCAAGTTTCCATTTGCATTAATACTTGGCTAAACTGAAgatattgctaggtattttaacACATATAGAGATGTTGAATTGGGAGAGTATTCGTATTATTGATTATGgcattttttcatttaagttttctctGTCTGGTACCGGATGAAGCAAAATCATCCTACCATGTTGAGGGCACTGGATATGACACCTACCTCCGAGATGCTCATAGGCAGGTAAGAGAAGTAACTAGTTTTTGACACGCAGTCTAATAAGAATGCACACACATTGTCACATTGCCCACAGTCGTTTCTCCAaaggtttccctttctctgcaAGACCTGAactccactctcaccacttgaACTTTTTGCCAGTGACCTGACTTTGCGTTTCACTAACTGTGTGTCTCTATCTCAAGATTTCTTTATGgtcccttccccaccaccccactccttttcttccctttcttcctgccctTGAAATTATATGTCCCCCAAATCCTTTCCCCTGCTAatctaaaacatgatttttaaataattctaccCACCGCCCACCATGGCCCACAGGCTATATACCCTTTCCTCTTCACTGTTGATACTCATCAGTAATTCACAAGTGCTGGCTCTTCATCCCTTGCATCCCAGCTTTCCACCTCACTGAAAGTACTTTCTCAAAGGTCTCCTCTTAGTTATTAAATTAAATGGCCTTCTCTCAGTCATCTTTCCCCtctgtaacattttacatttttaccaaaTTCCAAATTTTGAAATGTCTCAAgtcagaaaaatatacatttaattttcatttaaatcctTTAGGTTGAAGTGTGCTCTTATTGATAATTAACCTGCATGCGCTTATCGTTAATTCATGATGCTTTAAGCCTGAATTCAAGTCCACATTACTATGTGAATAACTAGAGTAATGCAAGTACATTCATGTAACAATAAAATAGAGGCAATAAAAGTAGTACCCACCTCAGTAGTACTGATTGGATTTTTAAACTGCTTTGATTCTTTCTGTAATGTTTCATTTCCATATTCTGATTACAGTTATGAttgtttcagaaatatttgacaagacacaaaaagaataaaaaaaatttacactATTACTTTCTAGCTCAGAATTTCAGAAGTGTTAGtataaaaatgctttattaatATTGGGGTGtggttttataaagaaaattttctattgAAAGACAAATAGTTTAAAACTCAAAATCTTgaagaagtttgttttttaatcatttttaatatgtttttcttttaaaagttgaagtTAGTGCTTTGTGTAAGAATATGTTTTAATCTCAGTTAATTTGTAAACTAGAGATGATAAGGTAATTTTGCTTTATTGAATAAGGAAAatctgaaaagggagaaaatatggaagaaaactatgctctaaatttcttttgtttaaattcaAGTAAATTACATGTCAGGGaagcctttaaaattttctttttattataagaGATATTCTTGAGCTTATAAAAATCCATATTGTGTATCCTGCTGATAAACTGTGTAGTGAGGACCAGTTTCCACTTATTTCCAATCTGTCACTGACCAatgcttttgtaaaatataaaaaaatgaaaagaaaaaacacaaaatacaagCCCTGATTATTTTATAGATTGAACAGATGTAAAATTTACTCAGTGAAATTGCAAGAGAAGTTTCTAAACTTGCTCTTAGTTTTTGTACTCGTCTCAAGAGCAGTGGTAGGGAACAGTTTTCGGACGACACTTAGAGCAGCCCTGTTTCCTCCTGGCAGTCATGGCAACGTGCCTGGGTTAAACACATCGTAGCAAAGTCAGGTTTGCCTTCTCAGGTGCTGTGTATCTGTTcccctattttatatatgatatatattttagaatagattTGAAAATGTGGCTAAgacttgctttgctttttaaatactcGCTAAATCTGTGACAAGAATAAGTAAAAGTTTGAACTCCTCTGAAGGAAAGAGCATAAGCTCAGCAGTGAAAGGGGTACTTTGGTAAAGTTAAAATCTGCCTGCTTTCGCATCAAGGTGCTGGGACTGGTGGTTGTGACCTGACCTTGTGCCTCTCTCCAGTCAGTGTGTTATCTGGGTCATCCTTTTCCCCTCTTCCATGGCACCTCACACTAGCAGACACTTAGCATTCAAGCAGATTTCTATGCCTAtttgggaaaattatttctatttaatctccatttgtttttgttcagTTCTTCTTTAATGATCCAAATATTTCTCCCTAGTTCCGGGACTACTGTGCTGTCTGCTTAAGATGGGAGTGGCCTGGGTCTCCAAAAGCATTGGAAAAGTGCAATTTAGAAGCAGCTTTCTTTGAAGGtcattttttgaaagttttatttgaCAGAATGGGAAGAATTCTTGATCAGGTAAtacgtttttgtttgtttgttttaaaatttatttatttatttttggctgtgttgggtcttcgtttctgtgcgagggctttctctagttgcggcaagcgggggccacgcttcatcgcagtgtgcgggcctctcaccgtcgtggcctctctcgttgcggagcataggctccagacgcgcaggctcagcagttgtggctcacggacctagttgctccgcggcatgtgggatcctcccggaccggggcacaaacccgtgtcccctgcatcggcaggcagattctcaaccactgtgccactagggaagcctagtaataagttttaaaatattaatttccatATTATTTTGTTACCATTCACCATGAGTTCTACTCACATCTTAGTTTACATCTTCAGTCAggtagttttattgttttctttttccactagATGACTTTTTCATAAAGCTAGATTGCCAACAGCTGGTGGGTTTCTGATGCATTCATTATGTTACAACTTTTATTTGGCCTGACAGCTGTTACAGAGTTGTATGTTGACTTCTCATTGTAGGTCATTGTCTTAATAACCTTAACGCCTTTCGGCGGTGCCGGGAGCGCTTTCTTAGAAAGCCTTGTAGTTAGTACAGATACAGGTAGAGTGAAACTTGTTAGGTTTAATTCAGAAGACCTTAAATGTCATTTCAAATCGAATCTTGAGAGCTCTGGTCTCACTAAAATTATGGGACAGTATCAGATGAACCTGCTTCTTCAGACAAAGAACTTGTGAATATACTCATTTTCAAATGGGGAGATGCAATTTAAAAAAGGTTAATTTACTTATTCCAAGGTAAATAAAAATCACCATTGGCCGGTAGGTTGCTCTGTCTCTCCCATTGATTGTCAGGAGAACTGAATTTGGGATTATATCAATAGAATCCCTCTCTCCGTCTCTCCTTGACATACAAAGTGACGATAgagttttgaaatgttttatgcACTGGGATGGACACTTGAAGTAAAACAATCTGGCATTAAACTTGCCTCAACATGGAAACTGGGTTAGCCAatttagaattaatttaaaaCTGTATATTAAAGTACTTGTTCATTTTAGCATTTTAGTTAAATGTTTATGTGACTGTAGGGAGTTATAAAAGAAATTTACTCCACAAGCAGGCTGTCTTCAATAACCAGAAagccaaataaagaaatgataaGAAGTGTTTCACTGGGTTGGACTTCAGTCAGCCCTGTTTCTAATAGTAATCAATAAAGACAGAGtaaagtcctttttttcttttaacctcctAACAACATGTGCTGAATTTCTAGTGTTTCATTGTTTGCTGATTGGTTTTTAATACTTAACAACCAAAGTATTTAAATCCAGCTACTGAAGGTATTACGCTGTAATGCATCACGGCTGTGTAAACCTCCCAGGTAATGGGGCTCATcagtatgttgtgtttttgtgcCGGTTCTCTTGGCATAGTTTGGATCTGATTAAACTAACACAGAAGAGACATTAACAATCAGTATTAAGTCAGTAATCTTTAGAAATTTTGACCGAAAACACTAACAaggaatctaaattttaaaaagtagtttctttttttttcttgcggtacgcgggcctgtcactgctgcggcctctcccgccgcggagcacaggctccggacgcgcaggcccagtggccacggcccacgggcccagctgctccgcggcatgcgggatcctcccggaccggggcacgaacctgtgtcccctgcatcggcaggcggactctcaaccactgcgccaccagggaagtcctaaaaagTAGTTTCTGAGTTGAGTGGAAAGATCCTCTCTGAATCCTCATCACACTTGAGCATTTTTTGCTGACACAAAAGGATTCTGTCGGAGACAGAATATCCCGAAATGCTTACAGTTCTTTTTCGTTCACCAGATAGCTCTTCACAGGGCAGAATCGATTCATACACAGTGTCTCACTTCTTCTTCCTAGAATCCTGAATGATAGGCAAGACAGTTCCTTGTATTATTGTATAAATGAGGAATCCTTAGTTTCAGTTCACGTGACTTAGTGGGCTGTGGAGCCTAGCCTCAAACCTTCTGTCTTTAAAACCCTTGATTTTCTAAGCCTTTTTGGATAAGGACATTATAATCGGATCTCAGAGAAAATCATGAGTCCTGGTGTGCCTAGTGTGCttggtttaatttcattttctttcttttctaaatgtttttgctGAAGGTGatgtttgcttgtattttcttaGTACATATATACCCCTAATAGGATCAGGGTAACCAGGCTGGGATTAAACATTACTATGGATAATTAATAAAGTAGCTAATTTCTGCATGTATAATTGAGAAGTTATGACATCAGGTATTCATGACACTATTGTGTTGTCACAATgttagtttttgaaaaatatagtgtgtttagtatt
This genomic window contains:
- the FAM160B1 gene encoding protein FAM160B1: MFSKFTSILQHAVEALAPSLPLQEDFVYHWKAITHYYIETSDDKAPVTDTNIPSHLEQMLVILIQEESEREFGETGPCMEYLLHHKILETLYTLGKADCPPGMKQQVLVFYTKLLGKIRQPLLPHINVHRPVQKLIRLCGEVLATPTENEEIQFLCIVCAKLKQDPYLVNFFLENKFKSLASKGAPNATSEDVLKGQDSLSTDTGQSCRPEEPSGASGMEHTELEDEPRAQMDDLSTGLDNLSIAALPEATVVRPNQDYNLVNSLLNLTRSPDGRIAVKACEGLMLLVSLPEPAAVKCLTQSTCLCELLTDRLASLYKALPQSVDPLDIETVEAINWGLDSYSHKEDASAFPGKRALISFLSWFDYCDQLIKEAQKTAAVALAKAVHERFFIGVMEPQLMQTSEMGILTSTALLHRIVRQVTSDILLQEMVFFILGEQREPETLAEISRHPLRHRLIEHCDHISDEISIMTLRMFEHLLQKPNEHILYNLVLRNLEERNYTEYKPVCPEDKDVVENGLIAGAVDLEEDPLFTDISPDNTLSNQEWLSSSPPASPDHPKNDGKTEVHKIVNSFLCLVPDEAKSSYHVEGTGYDTYLRDAHRQFRDYCAVCLRWEWPGSPKALEKCNLEAAFFEGHFLKVLFDRMGRILDQPYDVNLQVTSVLSRLSLFPHPHIHEYLLDPYVNLASGCRSLFSVIVRVVGDLMVRIQRIQDFTPKLLLVRKRLLGLEPEGPIIEHITLLEGVIVLEEFCKELAAIAFVKYHAASTP